The segment CTTTGCCCGCATCAGAAGCTACCTATCCACAGCTCGTAAAAACGGCTGGAACCTCTTGCAATCCATTTCCCAGTCCCTGACAGGTCAACCGTACTTGCCTGAAATGCTTTTTCCTCCCTGACACTCCTGAGTAGTTACGATTTTAATAAAAATGATTTAACAATGGAAACAAACTGCTCTGCCTGTCGTATTCTTTCTTCCGCCCGCTCTTCATCAAGATCAATCATCACATCATAATCTCCTAACTCGCGCTCCTCTTTTTCCTTAGCGAGAATTTTAGCCAGATTAGAATCCAACAGACCTTTTTCTACAAGATGAAGACCAAACATGGCAAGCACACCTTTGTGGCTCGAAGTCCGTACCCCCTGGGAAAGTATCGCCGCTTTGGCAAGGTGAAGAACTGCATAATATGCCCTTGAAATGGCATCTTCATATAAAACATTTTCAAAGAGAAGCCGGGCCGCTTTTAGAGATTTCTCACCACGTTCAATTTCTTTCCCAAGAACAGAGTTAGAAAGCTGTCATTGCGAACAAAGTGAAGCAATCTCAAGACTTTACGATAAGATTGCCACGCACCCTTCGGTGCTCGCAAT is part of the Nitrospirota bacterium genome and harbors:
- a CDS encoding HEPN domain-containing protein, with translation MERGEKSLKAARLLFENVLYEDAISRAYYAVLHLAKAAILSQGVRTSSHKGVLAMFGLHLVEKGLLDSNLAKILAKEKEERELGDYDVMIDLDEERAEERIRQAEQFVSIVKSFLLKS